One Gelria sp. Kuro-4 DNA segment encodes these proteins:
- a CDS encoding nucleotidyltransferase family protein, with product MEVQFDPVRARETWRRRAARKAEEEQGLREAALARARIIAARLKKDYGVKRVYLYGSLAWGRFDEHSDIDLFAVGFPRSANYWAALAAMEHLAVPFPLQIILAETAHPSLRQRVEREGVPL from the coding sequence ATGGAGGTACAGTTTGATCCGGTACGCGCTCGGGAAACCTGGCGCCGGCGCGCCGCTCGGAAAGCGGAAGAAGAGCAGGGACTGCGCGAAGCGGCCCTGGCGCGGGCGCGCATCATCGCAGCCCGGCTGAAAAAAGACTATGGCGTAAAGCGCGTTTATCTGTACGGTTCCCTGGCCTGGGGTCGCTTCGACGAGCATTCCGACATCGACCTTTTCGCCGTCGGCTTCCCGCGGTCGGCCAACTACTGGGCCGCCTTGGCCGCCATGGAGCACCTCGCCGTGCCCTTTCCCCTGCAGATCATCCTCGCCGAGACCGCCCATCCCAGCCTGCGCCAGCGCGTCGAGAGGGAGGGGGTACCGTTATGA
- a CDS encoding FGGY-family carbohydrate kinase has product MSSPLIVGLDAGTSSVKACVFQVSGEPIRQAEAEVALSAPRAGWVDLDLDLYWQAVTKVFRRVTDGLGGMAGLGLSVTSPTTVLFTKDGRAVRPGIPYLDNRGFNEVADLSAALGGVPAFQDYVGNRPIPSTCSVGTVRWIKREEPESWERTAKIGFLNTFLAEKLTGELSVDPTTASYSGLVRVSMPDRWDERLTDLAGILVHRLPPIRSPYMCAGAVTKQAAGETGLPSGLPVAVGCADTAAAGFALGLKQRGDAFESAGTSDVLTFCLEEPEFHPAFLNRAHVLPGRWLAHGAMSTAGGAINWLRRQIFHELATPADLEREAEKSPPGANGVVFLPYLAGERSPIFDPAARGLWLGLRLGTERADLIRAVYEGVAFGLRQIYERAKARWGFELSCLPCVGGATQSRLGLQVRADVLGVTYKALAFQNAAAYGAALLGGIAGGVFQGPLDPNLPPLRSTVRIFTPRQRNRVVYDTLFSVFEGLYPRVKEAMHALP; this is encoded by the coding sequence GTGAGCTCCCCGTTAATCGTGGGACTGGATGCGGGGACGAGTAGCGTCAAGGCCTGTGTATTCCAGGTTTCGGGCGAGCCGATTCGACAGGCGGAGGCGGAGGTGGCCCTAAGCGCTCCGCGTGCCGGTTGGGTGGACCTGGATTTGGATCTTTACTGGCAGGCTGTGACCAAGGTTTTTCGCCGAGTAACGGATGGTTTAGGGGGAATGGCCGGGCTGGGCTTGAGTGTAACCAGCCCCACTACGGTCCTTTTCACCAAGGATGGCCGGGCTGTTCGGCCCGGTATCCCATACCTGGACAATCGGGGGTTTAACGAAGTAGCCGACCTAAGCGCAGCCCTGGGCGGCGTACCGGCTTTTCAGGATTATGTGGGCAACCGCCCCATTCCTTCCACCTGTTCGGTCGGTACAGTACGCTGGATTAAGCGTGAGGAGCCGGAAAGCTGGGAGAGAACAGCCAAGATTGGGTTTCTGAATACTTTTTTGGCAGAGAAGCTGACCGGAGAATTGTCAGTCGACCCCACCACAGCTTCATATTCAGGCCTGGTGCGCGTTTCGATGCCTGACCGCTGGGACGAACGGTTGACCGATCTTGCGGGCATACTTGTTCACCGATTGCCGCCGATTAGATCACCCTACATGTGTGCCGGAGCGGTAACGAAACAGGCTGCCGGGGAGACCGGGCTTCCTTCCGGCCTGCCGGTGGCGGTGGGTTGTGCGGATACAGCGGCGGCAGGCTTTGCCCTAGGACTTAAGCAGCGCGGTGATGCTTTTGAAAGTGCCGGGACGTCTGATGTCCTTACCTTCTGCCTGGAAGAGCCAGAGTTCCATCCGGCATTCCTAAACCGGGCCCATGTTCTGCCTGGACGCTGGTTAGCCCACGGGGCCATGTCGACGGCGGGCGGAGCAATAAACTGGCTGCGCAGGCAGATTTTCCACGAGTTGGCGACTCCGGCCGATCTGGAACGGGAAGCCGAGAAATCTCCTCCCGGGGCAAACGGCGTCGTTTTCTTGCCTTACCTTGCAGGGGAAAGGAGCCCAATTTTTGACCCCGCTGCCCGCGGCCTCTGGCTGGGCCTACGTCTCGGCACTGAGCGGGCCGACTTGATCCGGGCGGTGTACGAAGGAGTGGCGTTCGGACTGCGGCAGATTTACGAAAGAGCGAAAGCCCGCTGGGGGTTTGAGCTGAGCTGCCTTCCTTGTGTGGGCGGTGCAACCCAAAGCCGGTTGGGTTTACAGGTGCGGGCCGACGTCTTAGGAGTAACGTATAAAGCCCTGGCATTCCAAAATGCCGCTGCTTACGGGGCCGCATTGCTCGGCGGTATAGCCGGTGGAGTTTTTCAGGGCCCGCTGGACCCTAACCTCCCTCCTCTAAGAAGTACTGTACGGATATTTACTCCCCGGCAGCGCAACCGAGTAGTCTACGACACGCTGTTTTCTGTTTTTGAGGGTTTATACCCACGAGTTAAAGAGGCGATGCATGCTCTACCGTAG
- a CDS encoding zinc-dependent dehydrogenase, with protein sequence MRALVFYGPNQLELAEVPVPELGPGDILVKVAACLICGTDLRIFRGKKTKGVRTPSILGHEFAGTVVAAGPDVGEFRPGDRVGVAPVIPCHTCAYCKKGRENVCANRTALGYEYEGAFAEYVRIPAAAVHGGNVYRLPADLPFEAAALAEPLACCVNGQRNSQIGLGDAVVILGAGPIGLMHLALAKAAGAGRVIVSEPNDQRRSMALELGADLVVNPEVEDLNGVVKNATDRLGADAVILAIGIPALAEQALTLVRKGGSVNFFAGFSVGDAASMDVNLIHYNELKITGTSAARREDYGLALRLIGKGLVDAGRIVTHRYPLDRGWEAFKLAESGQGIKVAIIP encoded by the coding sequence ATGCGTGCGTTAGTGTTCTACGGCCCCAACCAGCTGGAACTCGCGGAGGTCCCCGTTCCCGAGCTGGGCCCGGGAGACATTCTGGTTAAGGTGGCGGCCTGCCTCATCTGCGGGACAGACCTTAGGATTTTTCGCGGCAAGAAGACGAAGGGTGTACGCACGCCCTCGATTCTAGGCCATGAATTCGCCGGCACGGTTGTGGCCGCCGGGCCGGACGTGGGGGAATTCCGGCCAGGCGACCGCGTCGGAGTGGCTCCCGTTATTCCCTGTCACACCTGCGCCTACTGCAAAAAGGGACGCGAAAACGTCTGCGCCAACCGAACGGCGCTTGGCTACGAGTACGAGGGGGCGTTTGCGGAGTATGTGCGTATTCCTGCCGCCGCCGTCCACGGAGGGAATGTCTACCGGCTTCCCGCAGACCTGCCGTTCGAAGCGGCGGCCCTGGCCGAGCCCTTGGCCTGTTGCGTCAACGGGCAGAGGAACTCCCAGATCGGCCTCGGCGATGCAGTTGTCATCTTGGGGGCCGGGCCTATTGGTCTCATGCATCTCGCCCTGGCCAAGGCGGCTGGCGCCGGCCGGGTGATTGTGAGCGAGCCCAACGATCAGAGGCGAAGTATGGCGCTGGAGCTCGGGGCGGACCTTGTAGTAAACCCCGAGGTAGAGGACCTGAACGGTGTTGTTAAGAACGCCACGGACCGGCTCGGCGCAGACGCGGTAATCCTGGCCATCGGTATTCCGGCTCTGGCCGAACAGGCACTCACCTTGGTTCGCAAGGGGGGATCGGTCAACTTCTTCGCCGGTTTCTCGGTGGGTGACGCAGCGTCCATGGATGTGAACCTGATCCATTACAATGAGCTGAAGATTACAGGCACGAGCGCTGCACGCCGTGAAGACTACGGGCTTGCTTTGCGCCTCATCGGTAAAGGGTTAGTGGACGCCGGTCGCATCGTAACGCATCGCTATCCTCTCGACCGCGGCTGGGAAGCGTTCAAACTCGCGGAGTCCGGGCAGGGCATTAAGGTGGCGATCATCCCGTGA
- a CDS encoding class I fructose-bisphosphate aldolase, with product MLLLGKEVRLNRLLDPESKRFVGITVDHAMARGVLPGLVNIRETVAKVVAGRPNAVTMHKGIAETVFPPYAGRIPLIMKATTFAPYHADYDTPVADVEEAIRLGADAISVGVIVGGPEQARQLSHLARISKEAAAAGLPLVTHIYPRGSQVADPKAAGAVAYAVRAGAELGADIVKTNWTGSADSFADVVAACPARVVIAGGSPGNDLESYLRMTWEGIQAGMAGVTYGRFVWEDANPAAVIAALKAIVHHGASVEEALQVYREAAEQK from the coding sequence ATGTTGTTGTTGGGGAAAGAAGTACGTCTCAACCGCTTGCTGGATCCTGAATCCAAACGTTTTGTAGGTATTACCGTAGATCACGCCATGGCCCGCGGGGTATTGCCCGGTTTGGTCAATATCCGTGAAACAGTGGCCAAGGTGGTTGCCGGGCGGCCCAACGCCGTTACCATGCACAAGGGCATTGCCGAAACGGTTTTTCCCCCGTATGCGGGCCGGATCCCCCTCATTATGAAGGCGACCACCTTTGCGCCTTACCATGCTGACTATGATACGCCGGTAGCCGATGTAGAGGAGGCGATACGCCTGGGGGCTGATGCCATTTCCGTGGGCGTTATCGTGGGCGGGCCCGAGCAGGCACGGCAGCTGAGCCACCTGGCGCGCATCAGCAAAGAAGCTGCGGCGGCCGGCCTGCCGCTCGTGACCCATATCTATCCGCGCGGTTCGCAGGTGGCGGACCCTAAGGCCGCCGGTGCGGTTGCCTACGCCGTGCGCGCTGGGGCAGAGCTGGGCGCCGATATTGTAAAAACCAACTGGACAGGCTCTGCCGACTCGTTCGCCGACGTAGTTGCCGCCTGCCCTGCTCGGGTAGTCATTGCCGGCGGTTCGCCGGGTAACGACCTGGAATCGTACCTGCGCATGACTTGGGAAGGTATTCAGGCCGGCATGGCGGGCGTGACTTACGGCCGCTTCGTTTGGGAAGATGCCAACCCGGCGGCGGTGATCGCAGCTTTAAAAGCCATCGTACACCACGGGGCGTCGGTGGAAGAAGCGCTCCAGGTTTACCGTGAGGCGGCCGAGCAGAAATAG
- a CDS encoding DeoR/GlpR family DNA-binding transcription regulator has protein sequence MLAAQRREEIRSALQQKGWLSVTELAQIVGASLSTIRRDLIELEQAGVLVRTRGGTCLAGRLPEEMSEHVRAQKHAVEKKKIGQAAARLVENAGSIILDAGTTTLEVARALNPVQPLRVITDSVEIAYELRDKENIVVIVTGGIMRPHAYNLFGGMGEQMLAGMHAQICVMGGSALSLEEGLTKHDIESMPIRRKMVEISRQLIAVVDSSKFSKTGLASVCPVTRINVLVTDSGIDSAFRSAIEKAGVQVIVAE, from the coding sequence AGGTTGGCTTTCTGTCACTGAACTAGCCCAAATCGTGGGGGCCTCGTTATCAACCATCCGGCGCGACCTTATCGAGCTCGAACAGGCAGGGGTGCTGGTGAGAACACGAGGCGGCACCTGTTTGGCCGGCCGGCTGCCGGAAGAGATGAGCGAACACGTGCGGGCGCAAAAACACGCCGTAGAGAAGAAAAAAATCGGCCAGGCGGCGGCCAGACTGGTGGAAAATGCCGGCAGCATTATCCTTGACGCAGGCACGACCACATTGGAGGTGGCGCGGGCGCTCAACCCTGTGCAGCCGCTGCGCGTCATCACTGATAGTGTGGAGATTGCCTATGAACTGCGGGACAAAGAAAACATCGTGGTTATTGTCACCGGCGGCATCATGCGCCCTCATGCCTACAACCTTTTCGGTGGAATGGGGGAACAGATGCTGGCGGGAATGCATGCCCAGATCTGCGTTATGGGTGGCAGCGCCCTTAGCCTGGAAGAAGGGCTTACCAAGCACGACATTGAGTCGATGCCCATCCGCCGTAAAATGGTGGAGATCAGCCGCCAGTTGATAGCCGTGGTGGACTCGAGCAAATTCAGTAAGACAGGGCTGGCGAGCGTCTGCCCGGTGACGCGGATTAATGTGCTGGTCACCGACAGCGGGATTGACTCTGCCTTCCGCTCCGCCATAGAGAAAGCCGGCGTGCAGGTGATTGTCGCTGAGTGA